The segment GTCCGGCCGCTGGGCCTGGTGTCGTACGACGTCGACTTCGACGACACCTCGCTCGACCTGCGCGACTACACGCGCGCGGTGCTCCGGCGGCTGTGCGCGGACACGCCGGCGGTGGCCTGGGCGGCCTTCGAGGGGACGTTCGACTACGACGAACTGCTCGGCGACCGGGTGGCCGACCAGATCTACGGCCACTGCGCGCACCGCGCCGAGCCGGCGGTCGCCCAGGACGCCGAGGTCCTGCGGGGCGAGGAGTGGCGGCGGGGAGTCGCCGGGGCGCGCGCGGCGCTGGACGCCCTGCTCGCCGGCCCGGTGGCGCCCGGCGGGAGGTGACCTGCGGATCGTCGCCCGAGGGTCGCGCCGGCGGGGGCCTTGTCGCCCCAGCTGTCCCACCCGCCTCACCCGCAACCGAGGGCCCTGCTGGTGCGTCGCACCACACATGCAACGTGAATGGCTCTTCTCCCTCATCCCGCTCGTCATCGGCACGGTCCTCCTCGGCTTCGGCGGGTACGGACTGCGGCGGGCGGCCGCGCTGCGGCGCACCGGTGTCACCGCGGAGGGCCGGATCGTCCGCCACGACAGCCGGCGCGACGACGACGGGGTCACCTACCACCACCCCGTGGCGGCCTGGACGACCCGCGACGGCCGGGCGTGTGAGCACGCCTCCCGGTTCGGCCGGGGGTCCGTCGCGGGCGCCTACCGCGTGGGCGCCCGCGTCGTGGTCCTGTACGACCCGGAGGACCCCCGCCGCTTCGAGATCCGGGGCTGGGACGCGCGGACGGTCGACCTCGTGTTCACCGTCGTGGGATCCGTCCTCACGGCAGGTATGGCGCTGGCCGTGGCCGTCCGTCTGCTGACCCTCTGACACCCGCGGTCCGGTCCCGCACCGCATCCGGATTCCCTCCTTCTCCGAGGTCGCGCCGAGCCCGGCTACAGATGGTGATGTTCCATTTGTGCGATTAGTCCATGATCGCCCTATGCTGTTCTACGGGAGACCTCGAGCAGTCGACGTGCCGGCTCGATGCCGGCGGGAAGCGGGCTTCCATGGCTGAGCGGTTCAAAAGGTCCGGATTGGTCGGCGAGCTGGCGGCCGAATTCACCGGCACCATGATTCTCATCCTCTTCGGCTGTGGCGTGGTGGCCCAGGTGGTCGCCGGTGGAGCGCTCACCACACCGCCGGGAGGACTCGGAAACCACGACAGCATCGCCTGGGCCTGGGGCCTCGGCGTCACCCTGGGCGTCTACGTCGCCGCGCGACTGAGCGGCGCCCACCTCAATCCGGCGGTGACGGTAGCCCTCGCCACCTTCAAGGGATTCCCCTGGAAGAAGGTGGCGCCCTATGCGCTGGCCCAGTTCGCCGGCGCCTTCGTGGCCGCGCTGATCGTGCGGTGGAACTACACCGAGGCCCTGGCGAAAGCCGACCCCGGACACACCATCAAGACACAGGGCGTGTTCTCCACCCTCCCCGCCAACGGCAACCCGAACCTGCCGGTCCACGAGTGGGGTGCGTTCCGTGACCAGGTCATCGGCACCGCCATCCTGCTTCTGCTGATCCTGGCCGTCACGGACCTGCTGAACACCCCTCCGGGTGCCAACCTCGCCCCGTTCATCGTCGGTCTGATCGTCGTGGCCATCGGTATGGCGTGGGGCACGAACGCCGGATACGCGATCAACCCGGCACGTGACTTCGGGCCGAGACTGGCCAGTTTCATCACGGGCTACGGAACGGCCTGGCGAGATCAGTACGGGAATCTCTACTTCTGGGTGCCGATCGTCGGTCCGCTGATCGGCGGCGTACTCGGCGCCGGCCTCTACAAGATGTTCATCGGCCGGTTCCTGCCGACCGCGGAGCCGGAGCCTCCCGGCCGTGTCCCGGCCCCCGAGGAATGACCCCGACAGCAGAGGCGGCAACCCATGGCTGACTTCGTGGGCGCGGTGGACCAAGGCACCACCAGCACCCGATTCATGATCTTCGACCACTCCGGCAACGAGGTGGCGAAGCACCAGCTGGAGCACGCGCAGATCCTGCCGCGCTCCGGATGGGTCGAGCACGACCCGGTGGAGATCTGGGAGCGCACCAACTCGGTGATGCAGAACGCGCTGCGGCACGGCAACCTCGCCCCCGAGGACCTGGCCGCGATCGGCATCACCAACCAGCGCGAGACCACTGTGGTGTGGGACCCGCGCAACGGACGCCCCTACTACAACGCCATCGTCTGGCAGGACACCCGCACCGACTCCATCGCGGCGGCCCTGGAGCGCTCCGGCCGGGGCGACGTCATCCGCCGCAAGGCGGGCCTGCCACCGGCGACCTACTTCTCCGGCGGCAAGATCCAGTGGATCCTGGAGAACGTCGACGGCGTCCGCGAGGCGGCGGAAGTCGGTCACGCCGTCTTCGGCAACACGGACGCGTGGGTCCTGTGGAACCTCACCGGTGGTCCCGACGGCGGCGTCCACGCCACCGACGTGACCAACGCCAGCCGCACCATGCTGATGGACCTGGAGACCCTCGACTGGGACGACGAGCTGCTGAGCTTCTTCGACATCCCCCGGCAGATGCTCCCGACCATCAACCCGTCCTCCCACCGCGAGGCGTTCGGCGTGACCCGCAGCTCCCGGCCGCTGCGCGCCGCCATCCCCATCGCCGGGGTGCTGGGCGACCAGCAGGCGGCCACCGTGGGGCAGGTCTGCTACTCGCCGGGCGAGGCCAAGAACACCTACGGCACCGGCAACTTCCTGGTCCTCAACACCGGTACGGAGCTGGTCCGTTCCCAGCACGGACTGCTCACGACCGTGGCGTACCAGTTCGGTGACAGCCCGGCGGTCTACGCGCTGGAGGGCTCCATCGCCGTCACCGGGTCCGCGGTGCAGTGGCTGCGCGACCAGATGAAGATCATCAAGGACGCGGCGGAGAGCGAGACGCTGGCGCGCACCGTCGAGGACAACGGCGGGATGTACTTCGTGCCCGCGTTCTCGGGTCTGTTCGCCCCCTACTGGCGCTCCGACGCCCGCGGCGCGATCGTCGGCCTGGCCCGCTACAACGACAACGGTCACCTGGCCCGGGCGACCCTGGAGTCCATCTGCTACCAGAGCCGCGACGTCGTCGAGGCCATGGAGCAGGACTCCGGGGTCCACCTCGACGTGCTCAAGGTCGACGGCGGCGTCACCGCCAACGACCTGTGCATGCAGATCCAGGCCGACGTCCTCGGAGTACCGGTCAGCCGCCCGGTGGTCGCCGAGACCACCGCCCTCGGCGCCGCCTACGCCGCGGGTCTCGCCACCGGATTCTGGCGTGACACCGACGAACTGCGCACCCACTGGCAGGAGTCGAAGCGCTGGGAGCCCCAGTGGTCCGAGGACCGGCGTGCCGAGGGGTACGCCGGCTGGAAGAAGGCGGTGGAACGCACGCTCGACTGGGCCAAGGTCGAGTGACGCACCCGGCACGTCAGGCGCCGCCCGTGAACGTACGGGCGGCGCCCGGCATGTGCCGTGCCGCCGCGGGCGCCGTCAGCCGAACTGCCCCGGCTGGTAGTCGCCGGCGGGCTGCCGGACGATGACGTTGAGGCGGTTGTAGGCGTTGATGAGGGCGATGAGGGAGACCAGTGCGGCCAGTTGCTCCCCGTCGAAGTGCTTGGCGGCGTTCGCCCACGCCTCGTCGCCGACCCCGCCCGCGGCGTCGGCGATGCGGGTGCCTTCCTCGGTCAGCTCCAGGGCGGCCCGCTCGGCGTCGGTGAACACCGTGGCCTCCCTCCAGACCGCGACCAGGTGGAGGCGCTGCGCGGTCTCGCCCGCGTGCGCCGCGTCCTTGGTGTGCATGTCGGTGCAGAATCCGCAGCCGTTGATCTGACTGGCGCGGATCTTCACCAGCTCCTGGGTCGCGGCCGGCAGCGGGGACTCCGAGACGGCCTTGCCCGCGGCGTTGAGGTACTTGGCGAACTTGGCGGCCAGCGGGCTGGTGTAGAAGTCGAGACGAGCGTCCATGGTGATCTCCCTGCCGTGATGACGTCTGTACAGCACTGACGATCCGCGCCTCCGAGATGTGACAGGCGAGCGGCCCGGAACGATGTGACCTGCATCTCACCTGGGCGGCGGTGCCGTCGGGACCGCGTTGGCTACGCTCGGCCCGTGTTCGGAGCGACGACGGCATCACGGATCAAGGGCGATCGAGGCCTCCTGGCGCGCTGGAACACCCTCGGCGTGCCGGTACGTGACGGGCTGTTCACGCTCGCGCTGGCGCCGGTCGTGTTCGCGCCCGTGACCGCGCCGCTCGGCGCCGAGTTCGGCGACCTCGCCAAGCGCCCCCTCGACGGTCCCGGCGTCCTGGTGACGACGTTCCTGTGGCTGCCCCTGATGCTGCGTCGGCGCTCACCGGGGGTGTGCCTGGCCCTGGTCGCCGCGGCCTTCGCACTGCATCAACTGGCCGCCTATCCCTCCACGTTCGCCAGTGTGGGGCTGTACGTCGCCCTGTACGGCGCGGGAGCCCACGCCGAACGCGCCGACGGGACAGGCCTCGTGGCGGCGCTCGCCGCGGCCGTGGGGTCGTACGTGTTGTTCGCCGTCGCGCTGCACGGGAGGGGTTCACCGCAGCGGGTTTCCGACTTCTGTCTCATCTTCCTCGCGCTGGCGGCCTGTTGGGGGGCGGGCCGGGCGGTCCGGTCCCGGCGGGCGGGGGAGGGGGAGCGGCGTCGCCGCAGTGTGCAGGCGGCGATCGCCCAGGAACGGGCCCGCATCGCACGGGAGTTGCACGATGTGGTGACCCACCATGTCACCGCGATGGTCGTGCAGGCGGACGCGGCCCGGTATCTGCTCGCCGACGCCCCTGGCCGGGCGGCCGACGGACTCGACGCGATCGGCGACTCGGGCCGCCACGCACTGACCGACCTGCGGCACCTGCTGGGCCTGCTGAAGGCCCCCGGCGACCCGGGGTCAGGCGGCACGGCCTTTGGCGACAAGGACTCCGGCGTCTCGGACTTTGTCGCCGCGGCGGCCGACGGGAGGCCGGGCGTGGCCGATCCGGCGGACCGCGCGCCGGCGCCCGGGCGGCTGGCCGACCTCGTCGACCAGCTGCGGGCGGCGGGCCAGCCCGTGGAACTGACCCGGACGGGGGAGCGGCCGGTGATGGCTTCGGGTGTCGAGCTCGCCGTCTACCGTGTGGTGCAGGAGGCGCTGACCAACGCCCTCAAGCACGCACCGGGCCACCGGACGTCCGTCACCGTCCGCTACGAACCGCACGGCATCGAGGTGGAAGTGATGACGGAGGGCAAGCCCGCCGCAGGGGCCGTGGCCGTCACCGGGCTGGGCCGCGGCGGCGGGTACGGCCTGATCGGACTGCGTGAGCGGGTGGGGGTGTTCGGCGGTGAACTGACGGCCGGCGCGGGCCCGGACGGCGGCTTCACCGTGACCGCCCGGATCCCCTCCACGAGCCACGAAACCCCTTCCGGCCCCGACACCCCTCCCGGCCGCGACGGCCGGCGGACGGCTGCGGGCCCCCGATGACGAACACGGTCAGGGTCCTGGTGTGCGACGACCAGGAACTCGTGCGCGCGGGCTACGTCACCATCATCGGCGCCCAGCCCGATCTTGAGGTCGTGGGGGAGGCGGCCGACGGCCACGCGGCGGTCCGGGCGGCGGCACGGCTGCGCCCGGACGTGGTGGTGATGGACATCCGGATGCCACTGCTGGACGGCATCGAGGCGACCCGGCTGCTGGCCGGACCCGCTGTCACCGACCCGGTGAAGGTCCTCGTGGTCACCACGTTCAACCTCGACGAGTACGTGTACGAGGCCCTGCGGGCCGGTGCGAGCGGGTTCCTGCTCAAGGACTCACCGCCGCGCGAACTCGTGCAGGGCATCCGTACCGTCGCCCTGGGGGAGTCCCTGCTGGCGCCCGCCGTCACCCGGCAGTTGGTCGGCAGGTTCGCCGACCGCATCCGTCCGGCCGAGGCGCGCGGGGCGGCCCGGGCCGGGGCGGTGTCGGCCCTGGCACCCCGCGAGACCGAGGTGCTCGCACTCATCGCCGAGGGGCTGTCCAACGCCGAGATCGCCGAGCGGATGGTCCTCAGCCGGGAGACGGTCAAGACGTACGTGTCACGCATCCTGACCAAGCTCGGTCTGCGCGACCGCGTCCAGGCGGTCGTGTTCGCCCACCGGGCGGGCCTGGTCGACGCGCGGGACTGAGCCCGCGAAGCGCCCGCTCCCGCCTCCGCCGGCAACTGCGCTCGCGAGCACCCTCGTTGGGGGCCGAGGACCGTCTGCCCGCTGCGTTGTCCCCCGTGCGAGCTACACGTGATCGTCCACCCCGGGGTGACGCCCGGGGGCCTGCCCCGCTCATAGCGTTCCTCCCGACGCAGGGGCGGCCGGGCCGCCGGTCGACGAGGGAGGAACGTGATGTCGCTTCGGGACGCGCAGGCGGTGCGGTGGGTGAAGGGCCGCTTCTCGCAGACCCCGTTCGAGCCCACGCGGCGGGTGTGGCCGGCCGGGGCCCGGCTGCCGCTGCTCGTGGTGCTGTTCGTGCTGGTGACGGGGGTCGCCGCCGGGATGCGGGGCGTGGCGGGCGACAACCCGGTGCTGTCCCTGGTGGCCGGTGCGGCGACCGTGCTGCTGTCCCTGACGGTCTACGCGGCGGCGGTGCGGTTCCTGGAGCAGCGTCCCGTACCCGAACTGGACCCGGCCGGGGCCCGGTCCGGGCTGCGCACGGGCGTCTTGACCGGCCTCGGCGCCTTCATGGTGACGCTCGCGGCGATCGCCCTGTGCGGCGGATACGGAACGAAGGGCGGGGTGTCCGTGGGCGGTGCGGTGACCGTCCTCGGGATGATGGCGGGGATCGCGGTCGTCGAGGAACTGCTCTTCCGGGGCGTCGTCTTCCGCCTCGTCGAGGATCTCCTCGGCACCCGAGGGGCGTTGGCCGTCTCAGGGCTGCTGTTCGGAGCCCTGCACCTGGTCAACTCGGGCGCCACCGTGTGGGGTGCGCTCGCCATCGCCATCGAGGCGGGCCTGATGCTCGGCGCGGCCTACGCCGCCGCCCGCACGCTCTGGCTGCCGATCGGCCTGCACTTCGGCTGGAACTTCGCCCTGAGCGGGATCTTCGGTGTCACGGTCTCGGGGAACGAGGACATGCCCGCCGGGCTGCTCCACGGGGTCCTGTCGGGTCCCGAGGCGATCACCGGAGGCGGCTTCGGTCCCGAGGCCAGTGTCTTCGCCATCGTCGTCTGCGCCGTCCCCACGGTCGTGTTCCTGCGCACGGCCGGGCGCCGGGGCCGGCTGCGCACCCGCCGCCAGGCCCGGTCCGCGGGAACACCCACCCCGTCCTGACCACCGCCGCGCTCCCGCACCCGCGCTCCCTCTCCCCTGTCCACCGCTCCGGGCCTCTCTTGCCGTGCGCCGGGCCCGGCCGCTAATATAGGTAGACCTACCTACCTAGATCGGCTGTGATGAGAGTGCCCGAGAGCGGGAGCGGCCGTCGGCGGCCGGCGCGGGAGCGGCTGCTGGCGGCGGCGGCGCGCCGGTTCTACGCCGACGGTGTGGCGGCGACGGGCATCGACACGATCACGGCCGAGGCCGGCGTGGCCAAGATGAGCCTGTACAACAACTTCTCCTCCAAGGCCGACCTGGTCCGGGTCTACCTCGACGCCCGGCACGAGGAGTGGCTCGGTCTCTACCGGGCGCGCCTGGAGCGGGCGCGGGGGCCGCGCGAGGGCGTACTGGCCGTGTTCGACGCCTACGCCGACCACGCCGCCTTCGCCTACGAGCACGGCTTCCGGGGCTGCGGCCTGCTCAACGCCGCCGCGGAACTGCCCGTCGGCGACGAAGGGCGGGACGTGGTCCGCGCCCACAAGGAGGAGGTGGAGCGGCTGCTCGCCGCGCATGTCGAGGAGCTGCTGCCCGGCAGGCCGGACGAGGCGCGCACGCTGGCCGAGCACCTCGCCTTCCTGCTGGAGGGCGCGATGGCGCGCGCCGGCCTGGAGGGCGACGGCGAACGGGTCCGGCACGCCAGGTCGATGGCCGTCACGCTGCTGGACCGGCTGTGACGGGCTCGGGCCGGGGCCGGTCCGCGGGCGCGGGGGCGCTGTGCGTGCTGGTCGCCTCGGTGCTGTGGGGGACCACGGGCACCGCCGCCACCCTCGCCCCCGGTGTCGGGCCGCTCGCCATCGGCGCCGTCGCCATGGGCCTGGGCGGAATCCTCCAGGCCCTCACCGCGACGCGGCAGATCGCCCGCAGCTCCGCCGCCCTGCGCGACCGGCGCGGCACGGTGGTGCTGGGCGCCGTCTCGGTGGTTGTCTACCCGCCGGCGTTCTACAGCTCCATGCATCTGGCCGGAGTGGCCGTCGGCACGGTGGTGTCCATCGGTACCGCGCCGCTCGTCTCCGCACTGATCGAACGGGTCGTGGACGGCCGCCGTCTCACCCGTCGCTGGACGGCCTCGGCCGCTCTCGGTCTGCTCGGCACGCTCCTGCTGTGCGTGGCCGAAGCCGCCCGTGCCGGCGACGGCGCGCAGGCGGCCTCCCCGGCCCGCACGCTGCTCGGGATCGGACTCGGCCTCGTCGCCGCCGCGACCTACGCGCTCTACTCCTGGGCGGCGCACCGGCTCATCACCCGGGGGGTCCCCTCCCGGGCGGCGATGGGAGCCGTCTTCGGGCTCGGCGGGCTGCTCCTGCTGCCCGTGCTGCTCGTCACCGGGGCTCCGCTCGTCGCCTCCTGGCCGCACGCGGCCGTAGGCGCCTACATGGCGCTCGTCCCGATGTTCGCCGGGTACGTCCTGTTCGGCCGGGGTCTCGCGCGCGTGCCGGCCAGCACCGCCACCACCCTGTCCCTGCTCGAACCGGCCGTCGCGGCGGTCCTGGCGGTCGCGGTCGTGGGTGAACGCCTGCCCGCCGCGGGCTGGACGGGCATCGCCCTGGTCGTCGCCTGCCTCGCGGTCCTCACCGCCCCCGCGTCCCCTCGTCGGCGCCCGGACCTCGGGGCGCGCGGACGGGCGGACCGTGACAGCGTCTCCCGTCCGGCCCACGCCGACTGAGACGGCCGCCAATTCGCTTGCCGCCGCTCGACCCGGTCGGATAGGAAGCTCGCATGCTGAGGGGCAACAAGGTCGGGCTCAGGGCCCGCCACGAGGAGGACATCCCGGTCCTGCGGACCGAGCTCTACGACGACGTGGCCGGTTCCTCGCGGGCCGAGTCCAGGCCGTGGCGGCCGATCGCGCCCGGCGCGAAGGATCCGCGGCTCGTGGTGGACGACAAGAACGACGGAGCCGTCCCGTTCTCCGTGGTGGAGCTGGAGGGCGGCACCCTGCTCGGCACGGCGACGCTGTGGGGCATCGACACCCATCACCGGTCCGCGCACATCGGACTGGGACTGCTGCCGTCCGCGCGCGGCAAGGGCTACGGCACCGACGTGGTCGGCGTGCTGTGTCACTACGGCTTCGTCGTGCGCAGCCTGCACCGGCTCCAGATCGAGACGCTCGAGGACAACGCCGCCATGCTGCGGGCCGCCGAGAGCAACGGCTTCGTCCGTGAGGGCCGGCTGCGCTCCTCGGCCTGGGTGATGGGCGAGTTCCTCGACGAGGTGCTCCTCGGACTCCTGGCCCAGGACTGGAAGACGGACGCGAAGAGCTGAACCAGGTGCGGGCGGACATGTCTGTGGGCCCCGGGTTGTCCTGGGGCCCACGAAAGTGACATTGTGCGGCGGGATTACCAGCGATACCAGCGGCCCTTGCGGCCGCCCGTGTCGGCGCTGCGCACGACGAAGCCCAGCAGCCAGACGACCAGCACGATGACGGCGATCCACCACAGTGCCTTGAGGGCGAAGCCGGCACCGAAGAGGATCAGGGCGAGCAGAAGAACGAGAAGCAGGGGAACCATAGTTATCAACCTCCATTGGTCCTCGTGCCCGACGAATGGAAGAACATACGGCCGGTTCACCTGGTTTCTTCACCACTCTTCCGGGCAGTCGTCCCAGTTTCTTCACCCAGTTCCACCGTCGTGGTGACCCGGACGAGGGCGGGCCTCGCGGGCACCGAACCGAAGCCGAACCGCACGGGCGGCTCCACGGGTGCGCACCGGCCCAGGTCCGCGCCCTCGAACACCCCGGTCACGGAGCGGACGGGACGCAGGTCCCGCGCGCCGTACCACTCCCTGCGGCCGCCACCGGCGCTGCCGCGCGTGCGTACACCGGTCAGCAGCACGCGCGCGGGCAGGTCGACGCACGCGCTCCAGGCCGGACAGCCGGCCAGCACCCCGGGGACGGCGCGCAGCAGCAGGCCCAGGACGCCCCGGCGTCCGGTGGTGAAGCGCAGGCGGAGCGGACCCGCCTCCACGGTCCAGACGTCTCCCAGGACGTTCACCTCGACCGGGACCACCCGCACGGCGTCGAAGGTGTAGGTGCCGCTGATGAACTCCGCCGTCTCCCGGGACGGTGCCAGCAGCAGCCGCTCCCCGTCGGCCCGTTCCACCATCACGTCGCTGAACGGGCCGAAGGGCGACCGCGGCCAGTGCCCCAGCACCACACGCGTGCCGCCGGACGTGCCGAGGCCCGCGATCCAGCCGTCGAAGCGCAGCCGCTCGCGCCGCCGGGACAGCCGCTTCCACCACGCGGCCGCACTCCACCGTCGTTCTGTTCCGTAGGTCACCACGGACGGCGAGTTCCCCTCACCGGGGTCCCGGGAAACGGGCGGGAGACCGCGGGTA is part of the Streptomyces asoensis genome and harbors:
- a CDS encoding DUF3592 domain-containing protein gives rise to the protein MQREWLFSLIPLVIGTVLLGFGGYGLRRAAALRRTGVTAEGRIVRHDSRRDDDGVTYHHPVAAWTTRDGRACEHASRFGRGSVAGAYRVGARVVVLYDPEDPRRFEIRGWDARTVDLVFTVVGSVLTAGMALAVAVRLLTL
- a CDS encoding MIP/aquaporin family protein — its product is MAERFKRSGLVGELAAEFTGTMILILFGCGVVAQVVAGGALTTPPGGLGNHDSIAWAWGLGVTLGVYVAARLSGAHLNPAVTVALATFKGFPWKKVAPYALAQFAGAFVAALIVRWNYTEALAKADPGHTIKTQGVFSTLPANGNPNLPVHEWGAFRDQVIGTAILLLLILAVTDLLNTPPGANLAPFIVGLIVVAIGMAWGTNAGYAINPARDFGPRLASFITGYGTAWRDQYGNLYFWVPIVGPLIGGVLGAGLYKMFIGRFLPTAEPEPPGRVPAPEE
- the glpK gene encoding glycerol kinase GlpK, which encodes MADFVGAVDQGTTSTRFMIFDHSGNEVAKHQLEHAQILPRSGWVEHDPVEIWERTNSVMQNALRHGNLAPEDLAAIGITNQRETTVVWDPRNGRPYYNAIVWQDTRTDSIAAALERSGRGDVIRRKAGLPPATYFSGGKIQWILENVDGVREAAEVGHAVFGNTDAWVLWNLTGGPDGGVHATDVTNASRTMLMDLETLDWDDELLSFFDIPRQMLPTINPSSHREAFGVTRSSRPLRAAIPIAGVLGDQQAATVGQVCYSPGEAKNTYGTGNFLVLNTGTELVRSQHGLLTTVAYQFGDSPAVYALEGSIAVTGSAVQWLRDQMKIIKDAAESETLARTVEDNGGMYFVPAFSGLFAPYWRSDARGAIVGLARYNDNGHLARATLESICYQSRDVVEAMEQDSGVHLDVLKVDGGVTANDLCMQIQADVLGVPVSRPVVAETTALGAAYAAGLATGFWRDTDELRTHWQESKRWEPQWSEDRRAEGYAGWKKAVERTLDWAKVE
- a CDS encoding carboxymuconolactone decarboxylase family protein, with amino-acid sequence MDARLDFYTSPLAAKFAKYLNAAGKAVSESPLPAATQELVKIRASQINGCGFCTDMHTKDAAHAGETAQRLHLVAVWREATVFTDAERAALELTEEGTRIADAAGGVGDEAWANAAKHFDGEQLAALVSLIALINAYNRLNVIVRQPAGDYQPGQFG
- a CDS encoding sensor histidine kinase gives rise to the protein MFGATTASRIKGDRGLLARWNTLGVPVRDGLFTLALAPVVFAPVTAPLGAEFGDLAKRPLDGPGVLVTTFLWLPLMLRRRSPGVCLALVAAAFALHQLAAYPSTFASVGLYVALYGAGAHAERADGTGLVAALAAAVGSYVLFAVALHGRGSPQRVSDFCLIFLALAACWGAGRAVRSRRAGEGERRRRSVQAAIAQERARIARELHDVVTHHVTAMVVQADAARYLLADAPGRAADGLDAIGDSGRHALTDLRHLLGLLKAPGDPGSGGTAFGDKDSGVSDFVAAAADGRPGVADPADRAPAPGRLADLVDQLRAAGQPVELTRTGERPVMASGVELAVYRVVQEALTNALKHAPGHRTSVTVRYEPHGIEVEVMTEGKPAAGAVAVTGLGRGGGYGLIGLRERVGVFGGELTAGAGPDGGFTVTARIPSTSHETPSGPDTPPGRDGRRTAAGPR
- a CDS encoding response regulator produces the protein MTNTVRVLVCDDQELVRAGYVTIIGAQPDLEVVGEAADGHAAVRAAARLRPDVVVMDIRMPLLDGIEATRLLAGPAVTDPVKVLVVTTFNLDEYVYEALRAGASGFLLKDSPPRELVQGIRTVALGESLLAPAVTRQLVGRFADRIRPAEARGAARAGAVSALAPRETEVLALIAEGLSNAEIAERMVLSRETVKTYVSRILTKLGLRDRVQAVVFAHRAGLVDARD
- a CDS encoding CPBP family intramembrane glutamic endopeptidase: MSLRDAQAVRWVKGRFSQTPFEPTRRVWPAGARLPLLVVLFVLVTGVAAGMRGVAGDNPVLSLVAGAATVLLSLTVYAAAVRFLEQRPVPELDPAGARSGLRTGVLTGLGAFMVTLAAIALCGGYGTKGGVSVGGAVTVLGMMAGIAVVEELLFRGVVFRLVEDLLGTRGALAVSGLLFGALHLVNSGATVWGALAIAIEAGLMLGAAYAAARTLWLPIGLHFGWNFALSGIFGVTVSGNEDMPAGLLHGVLSGPEAITGGGFGPEASVFAIVVCAVPTVVFLRTAGRRGRLRTRRQARSAGTPTPS
- a CDS encoding TetR/AcrR family transcriptional regulator, giving the protein MRVPESGSGRRRPARERLLAAAARRFYADGVAATGIDTITAEAGVAKMSLYNNFSSKADLVRVYLDARHEEWLGLYRARLERARGPREGVLAVFDAYADHAAFAYEHGFRGCGLLNAAAELPVGDEGRDVVRAHKEEVERLLAAHVEELLPGRPDEARTLAEHLAFLLEGAMARAGLEGDGERVRHARSMAVTLLDRL
- a CDS encoding DMT family transporter; the encoded protein is MTGSGRGRSAGAGALCVLVASVLWGTTGTAATLAPGVGPLAIGAVAMGLGGILQALTATRQIARSSAALRDRRGTVVLGAVSVVVYPPAFYSSMHLAGVAVGTVVSIGTAPLVSALIERVVDGRRLTRRWTASAALGLLGTLLLCVAEAARAGDGAQAASPARTLLGIGLGLVAAATYALYSWAAHRLITRGVPSRAAMGAVFGLGGLLLLPVLLVTGAPLVASWPHAAVGAYMALVPMFAGYVLFGRGLARVPASTATTLSLLEPAVAAVLAVAVVGERLPAAGWTGIALVVACLAVLTAPASPRRRPDLGARGRADRDSVSRPAHAD
- a CDS encoding GNAT family N-acetyltransferase, whose translation is MLRGNKVGLRARHEEDIPVLRTELYDDVAGSSRAESRPWRPIAPGAKDPRLVVDDKNDGAVPFSVVELEGGTLLGTATLWGIDTHHRSAHIGLGLLPSARGKGYGTDVVGVLCHYGFVVRSLHRLQIETLEDNAAMLRAAESNGFVREGRLRSSAWVMGEFLDEVLLGLLAQDWKTDAKS
- a CDS encoding hydrophobic protein, with the translated sequence MVPLLLVLLLALILFGAGFALKALWWIAVIVLVVWLLGFVVRSADTGGRKGRWYRW